In the Panthera uncia isolate 11264 chromosome D2, Puncia_PCG_1.0, whole genome shotgun sequence genome, one interval contains:
- the SPRN gene encoding shadow of prion protein: protein MNWTAATCWALLLAATFLCDIGAAKGGRGGARGSARGGLRGGARGTPRVRVRPAPRYAGSSLRVAAAGAAAGAAAGLAAGSGWRRAPGPGERGLEDDEDAAPGGNRTGQGVYSYRAWTSGAGPTGGPRLCLLLGGALVALGLLRP from the coding sequence ATGAACTGGACGGCCGCGACGTGCTGGGCTCTGCTGCTGGCCGCCACCTTCCTCTGCGACATTGGCGCGGCCAAGGGCGGCCGTGGAGGGGCTCGCGGCAGCGCCCGGGGAGGGCTGCGCGGGGGCGCGCGCGGGACCCCGCGGGTGCGCGTGAGGCCGGCGCCCCGCTACGCGGGCTCCTCCCTGCGCGTGGCTGCggccggggcggcggcgggggcggcggccggCCTGGCGGCGGGTTCCGGCTGGAGAAGGGCCCCGGGCCCCGGGGAGCGCGGCCTGGAGGACGACGAGGACGCGGCACCAGGCGGCAACCGGACGGGCCAAGGCGTCTACAGCTACCGGGCGTGGACTTCGGGCGCGGGGCCCACCGGCGGCCCGCGCCTCTGCCTGCTGCTGGGCGGCGCCCTCGTTGCCCTGGGGCTCCTGCGGCCCTAG